The sequence GCTGCCCCTGGAGTCCGGCGTCCGGCTACCGGGGGTCCGCCTGGCGTACGAGACCTGGGGGCAGCGGGCGGCGGACGGCTCCAACGCCGTGCTGGTCCTGCACGCGCTGACGGGCGACAGCCATGTGGCCGGACCTGCGGGTCCCGGCCACCCCACCCCCGGCTGGTGGGACGCGCTGGTGGGACCGGGCCGGGCGCTGGACACCGACCGGTGGTTCGTCGTCGCCCCGAACGTGCTGGGCGGCTGCCAGGGCAGTACGGGCCCCTCTTCCCCGGGGCCCGACGGCACGCCCTGGGGGTCCCGGTTCCCGTATCTGACGGTACGGGACCAGGTGGCGGCCGAGGCGGCGCTGGCCGACGCGCTGGGCATCGGCCGGTGGGCGGCTGTGGTCGGCGGGTCCATGGGCGGGATGCGGGCCCTGGAGTGGGCGGTGAGCAGGCCGGAGCGCACGGGTTCGCTGCTGGTGCTCGCCGCTCCGGCCGCCGCCTCCGCCGAGCAGATCGCCTGGGGCTCGGTGCAGATCGGTGCCATCCGCTCCGACCCTGGGTGGCGGGGCGGCGACTACCACGGCGCGCCGCCCGGCGGCGGTCCGCACCGGGGCCTGGGCCAGGCGCGCCGCATCGCCCACATCACGTACCGCAGCGAGCCTGAGCTCGGCTCCCGGTTCGGCGGCGCGCCGCAGCCGGGCGAGGAGCCGGGGCGCGGCGGGCGCTACCAGGTGGAGTCCTATCTCGACCACCACGCGGACAAGTTGGTGCGCCGCTTCGACGCGGGCAGCTATGTGGCGCTCACCGAGGCGATGAACGGGCACGACGTCGGCCGGGGCCGGGGCGGCATCGCCCGTGCGCTGCGCCGGGCGGACCTGCCCGCGCTGGTCGTGGGCGTCGACTCGGACCGGCTCTATCCGCCGTCCCAGCAGGAGGAGTTGGCGGCACTGCTGCCGGGCGCCGACGGCCTGCGGATCGTCAACTCACCGTACGGACATGACGGTTTCCTCATCGAGACCGGCCAGGTGGGCGCGTTCGTACGGGAGTTGCTCCCGCCGGCGCCCACCCCCCTCCCCTCCCCCGCCCTCAGCAAGGAGCTTCCATGAGCCCGCTCCCCCCGCCGTCCGAGGACGCCTACGACCGGATACGGCTGCGGCAGTGGTCCGCCGGGGCGGCGCGCTCCGCCGGGATCGACCGCCGCGATCTGCTGAAGCTCGTCGCGGCCGCCTCGGCGGCCGTACCGCTGGCCTCGGTCGCCGCCCCCGCCCGGGCGGCCGACGGACTGCCCGGTGTGGTCAAGCCGCTGCCCCCGGAGCTGTTCACGCTGCGCGGCACCAACGCGGAGACGAACTTCGCCGCGCTCAAGGGCACCGGGCCGCTCACCCCCGCCGACCGGTTCTTCGTCCGCAACCACACCGCCACCCCGCACATCGACCGGGACACCTGGAAGCTGACGGTCTGGGGCGACGGGCTCAAGGGCGGTCCGGTGGAGTTCGGTCACGCGGATCTCCTGCGGCTGCCCTCGGTGAGCCGCACCGGGTTCGTGGAGTGCGCGGGCAACGGGCGCAGCTTCTTCGCCTCGCAGCAGGGGCAGGCGGTCAGCGGTACGGCGTGGACGCTCGGGGCGATCGGGGCGGCCCGGTGGCGCGGAGTGCGGCTGGGCGATGTGCTGCGCCGGGCCGGGATCGGGCGCCACGCGGTGGACGTGCTGCCGCGCGGGCTGGACGCGGAGGTCGTCACGGACGGGGTGAACCTGGGGCGGGTGCGCCGGCCGCTGCCGGTGGCGAAGGCGCTGGACGACGTCCTGCTCGCGTACGAGATGAACGGCGAGCCGCTGCCGCCGGACCACGGATATCCGGTCCGGGTGATCGCGCCGTCGTGGGTGGGCATCGCCAACCTCAAGTGGGTCGGGGACATCGAGGTGAGCGCCGGGCCGCTGCTCACCCCGTGGAACACCGGCCTCTACCGGCTGTTCGGCCCCGGGTACCCGCCGGAGGGCAGCGCCCCGCTGACCCGGCAGACCCTGAAGAGCGCCTTCGAGCTGGTGCAGGGCGCCTCGTTCCCCGCCCACCGCCGTACGGTGCTGACCGGCCGTTCCTGGTCGGGCGGGGCGCCGGTGCGGTCGGTGGAGGTCAGCACCGACGGCGGGCGGCACTGGCGGCGGGCCCGGCTGCACGACGCGCCCCGGGCCGGGAGCTGGGTGCGGTGGTCGGTGGACTGGGTGCCGACGGTCAAGGGCGCGACGGAGCTGCTGGCCCG is a genomic window of Streptomyces sp. SID8374 containing:
- a CDS encoding homoserine O-acetyltransferase, giving the protein MNRGAAPAALPLPPASGGRREGDPPGRRRWVTIEDPLPLESGVRLPGVRLAYETWGQRAADGSNAVLVLHALTGDSHVAGPAGPGHPTPGWWDALVGPGRALDTDRWFVVAPNVLGGCQGSTGPSSPGPDGTPWGSRFPYLTVRDQVAAEAALADALGIGRWAAVVGGSMGGMRALEWAVSRPERTGSLLVLAAPAAASAEQIAWGSVQIGAIRSDPGWRGGDYHGAPPGGGPHRGLGQARRIAHITYRSEPELGSRFGGAPQPGEEPGRGGRYQVESYLDHHADKLVRRFDAGSYVALTEAMNGHDVGRGRGGIARALRRADLPALVVGVDSDRLYPPSQQEELAALLPGADGLRIVNSPYGHDGFLIETGQVGAFVRELLPPAPTPLPSPALSKELP
- a CDS encoding sulfite oxidase, with protein sequence MSPLPPPSEDAYDRIRLRQWSAGAARSAGIDRRDLLKLVAAASAAVPLASVAAPARAADGLPGVVKPLPPELFTLRGTNAETNFAALKGTGPLTPADRFFVRNHTATPHIDRDTWKLTVWGDGLKGGPVEFGHADLLRLPSVSRTGFVECAGNGRSFFASQQGQAVSGTAWTLGAIGAARWRGVRLGDVLRRAGIGRHAVDVLPRGLDAEVVTDGVNLGRVRRPLPVAKALDDVLLAYEMNGEPLPPDHGYPVRVIAPSWVGIANLKWVGDIEVSAGPLLTPWNTGLYRLFGPGYPPEGSAPLTRQTLKSAFELVQGASFPAHRRTVLTGRSWSGGAPVRSVEVSTDGGRHWRRARLHDAPRAGSWVRWSVDWVPTVKGATELLARAMDRSGRTQPKTTAHNTQGYLFDAVVRHPVTVS